A portion of the Candidatus Binatia bacterium genome contains these proteins:
- a CDS encoding molybdenum cofactor guanylyltransferase: protein MAPAQGDVKAQWLSDAVAGVILAGGKNSRMGGADKAFLTVNGQTVFQRTLGLFQRCFPQVVVVSNRPEKYAQFDVEVTRDEFLGHGPLAGIHAGLRLVRYPYAFVVACDMPFLRVEPIGFLINCVEGQDAVVPWWDGDIEPLHAVYATALRDRMGEALRGGARAIREFLPMIQVDYILEAVMRKVQGADESFRNVNTPEEAARFAVHVHT, encoded by the coding sequence ATGGCCCCGGCACAAGGGGACGTAAAAGCGCAGTGGCTCAGCGATGCGGTGGCCGGTGTGATCCTTGCCGGTGGCAAGAACAGCCGCATGGGTGGGGCAGACAAGGCGTTTCTGACGGTGAACGGCCAAACGGTATTTCAGCGCACGCTCGGACTTTTCCAGCGCTGCTTTCCGCAAGTTGTGGTCGTCAGCAATCGGCCGGAAAAGTACGCCCAGTTTGACGTGGAGGTGACACGGGATGAATTCCTCGGGCACGGCCCTCTCGCCGGGATCCACGCGGGCCTGCGTCTGGTTCGATACCCGTATGCCTTCGTGGTTGCGTGCGACATGCCATTCTTGCGCGTGGAACCCATTGGGTTCTTGATCAACTGTGTCGAGGGGCAAGACGCGGTCGTTCCCTGGTGGGACGGGGACATCGAACCGTTGCATGCGGTGTACGCTACCGCCTTACGCGACCGGATGGGAGAGGCCCTGCGTGGGGGGGCGCGCGCCATCAGGGAGTTCTTGCCGATGATCCAGGTCGACTACATCCTCGAGGCCGTCATGCGGAAAGTGCAGGGCGCGGATGAATCGTTCCGCAATGTCAACACGCCGGAGGAAGCGGCGCGGTTCGCCGTGCACGTCCACACCTGA
- a CDS encoding TlpA disulfide reductase family protein has protein sequence MKRWGLPVGFLLIALGAAFYFQQLQASGRAGFPAPDFTLKDLQGHPYHLADFRGKIVFLNVWATWCPPCRMEMPSMEHLYRRLRDKDFVMLAVSEDEDGKAVVQSFVNQVGLTFPVLMDPDGVVPGRYGVTGYPETFVIDREGRVIQHTIGPEDWESEQAYAYFARLLEAGAGTTQATGENARTGG, from the coding sequence ATGAAGCGCTGGGGCCTACCGGTGGGCTTTCTTCTGATTGCCCTGGGAGCCGCGTTCTACTTCCAGCAGTTACAGGCTAGCGGACGGGCGGGATTTCCAGCGCCGGACTTCACCTTGAAGGACCTTCAAGGGCACCCTTATCATCTCGCTGACTTCCGAGGGAAAATCGTGTTCCTGAATGTCTGGGCGACATGGTGTCCTCCCTGCAGGATGGAAATGCCTTCGATGGAGCACCTCTATCGGCGGCTGAGAGACAAAGACTTTGTTATGCTCGCGGTGAGTGAAGACGAGGATGGGAAGGCCGTGGTTCAAAGTTTCGTCAATCAGGTCGGCCTCACGTTTCCCGTCCTCATGGACCCAGACGGCGTCGTTCCTGGCCGTTACGGCGTGACGGGTTACCCTGAAACATTTGTCATCGATCGGGAAGGTCGGGTTATCCAACACACCATCGGGCCCGAGGATTGGGAGAGCGAACAAGCGTACGCATATTTCGCTCGCTTACTGGAAGCGGGGGCAGGAACGACTCAGGCCACCGGTGAAAACGCGCGAACAGGCGGCTAG
- a CDS encoding NUDIX domain-containing protein, with protein MKVDELVDVVDENDHVVTQATRREVRVRNLRHRAVYILVFNAAGQLFVHRRTLSKDIFPGFWDVAIGGVVAAGEDYDAGARRELLEELGVSEVRLRRLFPVRYENGTNRVAGMVYSCTSEGPFVLQASEIASGDWMDFDAVLEQTQRFRFCPDGLEVLRRYLAKLEAVRQQAQPR; from the coding sequence ATGAAGGTTGACGAACTCGTGGACGTGGTGGATGAGAATGACCACGTCGTCACCCAGGCAACGCGGCGTGAAGTGCGGGTCCGCAACCTACGCCACCGTGCTGTGTACATCCTGGTTTTCAACGCCGCCGGGCAGCTCTTTGTGCACCGCCGGACGCTCAGCAAGGACATCTTTCCCGGTTTCTGGGACGTGGCCATCGGTGGAGTCGTGGCGGCCGGTGAGGACTACGATGCCGGCGCGCGCCGCGAACTGCTCGAGGAGTTGGGCGTCAGCGAGGTGCGGCTGAGGCGGTTGTTCCCCGTGCGTTACGAAAACGGAACAAATCGCGTGGCCGGGATGGTCTACAGCTGTACGTCTGAGGGTCCGTTCGTTCTGCAAGCTTCGGAGATCGCCAGCGGTGATTGGATGGACTTCGACGCCGTGCTTGAGCAGACGCAACGATTTCGCTTCTGCCCGGATGGTCTTGAGGTGCTTCGGCGATACCTGGCAAAGCTCGAGGCGGTGCGTCAGCAAGCACAGCCGCGGTGA
- a CDS encoding transglutaminase domain-containing protein has translation MGNDLVLETFRVWTQGCDALRARIKVFENVRDIPYCYPASRDPAEVLKQRRGSCSGKHYLLGELFRMLGLRVRHMICTHRFNESPLVFPPPMQEMLRKNEIVDLHDYLQIAVEDTWVDIDATWERGLREFGFPGNDEWDGKGAMLLSVVADDFAEAERDPERLKEELLSKLTPRQRALRKQFLEALSQWVQELTAEIQRDPEKA, from the coding sequence ATGGGAAACGACCTTGTCCTTGAAACTTTCCGTGTGTGGACGCAGGGTTGTGATGCTCTGCGGGCGCGCATCAAGGTGTTCGAGAACGTCCGTGATATTCCCTATTGCTATCCGGCGAGTCGAGATCCTGCCGAGGTGCTCAAGCAGCGCCGGGGTTCGTGCTCGGGCAAGCATTACTTGCTTGGTGAGCTGTTTCGAATGCTGGGGCTGCGCGTACGCCACATGATCTGTACCCACCGCTTTAACGAGTCGCCTCTGGTCTTCCCTCCGCCGATGCAAGAAATGCTGCGCAAGAACGAGATCGTGGATCTGCATGATTACCTGCAGATCGCTGTCGAGGACACCTGGGTCGACATTGACGCGACCTGGGAGCGTGGCCTGCGCGAGTTCGGTTTTCCGGGAAATGATGAGTGGGATGGAAAGGGCGCCATGCTGCTGAGCGTAGTGGCGGACGATTTCGCCGAGGCCGAGCGCGATCCGGAACGCTTGAAGGAGGAACTGCTTTCGAAGCTGACTCCCCGCCAACGCGCTTTGCGTAAGCAGTTCCTCGAAGCGTTGAGTCAGTGGGTGCAAGAACTGACGGCGGAAATACAGCGCGACCCCGAGAAGGCATGA
- a CDS encoding prolipoprotein diacylglyceryl transferase: MYPVLFRIGPLTIYGYGLMMAIAFLTAAHLTGRELTRKGFDGDSASTLVFWAAIGGLVGARTLAILGDWRGFLEDPIHTIFSGAGFVWYGGFLGGVVAVSWSMRRLRLPWLMTVDCIAPGLALAHGIGRIGCQLAGDGDWGRETVLPWGMAYPNAIVGWHYPPGVRVHPTPLYELLAYVLIFLFLWSIRTRQHTDGALFWWYLVLASAARFMVEFVRINPRIVFGLTEAQAISLALMAIGAWRLVATRGLSVHAAPSFSPSKQ; this comes from the coding sequence ATGTATCCAGTCTTGTTCCGGATCGGACCGCTGACTATCTATGGCTACGGCCTGATGATGGCTATTGCCTTCCTGACCGCTGCCCATTTGACAGGCAGGGAGCTCACTCGGAAGGGTTTTGATGGCGATTCGGCGTCGACCCTGGTCTTCTGGGCCGCAATTGGCGGCTTGGTGGGCGCCCGCACTTTGGCCATTCTCGGCGACTGGCGCGGGTTCCTTGAGGATCCAATTCACACCATTTTCAGTGGTGCCGGCTTCGTGTGGTACGGAGGCTTTTTAGGTGGAGTGGTGGCCGTCAGCTGGAGCATGCGGCGTCTCCGGCTTCCCTGGCTGATGACGGTCGACTGCATCGCCCCTGGACTGGCGTTGGCCCACGGCATCGGTCGCATCGGATGCCAGCTTGCCGGCGACGGCGACTGGGGTCGGGAAACGGTGCTCCCTTGGGGCATGGCCTACCCGAACGCAATTGTCGGTTGGCATTATCCGCCCGGCGTGCGCGTGCACCCGACCCCGCTGTACGAGTTGCTCGCATACGTGCTGATCTTCCTCTTCCTCTGGTCTATTCGGACACGCCAGCATACAGATGGCGCTCTTTTTTGGTGGTACCTCGTTCTTGCATCCGCTGCGCGCTTCATGGTTGAGTTCGTCCGCATCAATCCCCGCATCGTGTTTGGCCTCACCGAAGCACAAGCCATCAGCCTGGCGCTCATGGCGATTGGCGCCTGGCGGCTCGTGGCGACACGCGGCCTGTCGGTTCATGCCGCCCCTTCATTCAGTCCGTCGAAGCAATGA
- a CDS encoding DUF3553 domain-containing protein, with protein sequence MTDKRIYIRLGDKVIHRNYEEWGEGVVVEEMTSSVPGGTCLVRILFEDGQKRTFNNDMDNDLCCYYFGVRRCRQFDFEPTASTRRLVHRRFDP encoded by the coding sequence ATGACGGACAAGCGGATCTATATTAGGCTCGGCGACAAGGTGATTCACCGTAACTACGAAGAGTGGGGCGAGGGGGTCGTTGTGGAGGAAATGACCTCGTCGGTGCCCGGAGGAACTTGTTTGGTCCGCATCCTCTTCGAGGACGGGCAAAAGCGCACGTTCAACAACGACATGGACAACGACCTGTGCTGTTACTATTTTGGGGTCCGTCGGTGCCGGCAGTTCGACTTTGAACCGACCGCGTCGACCCGCCGTCTGGTACACCGGCGGTTCGATCCCTGA